The following are encoded in a window of Ranitomeya variabilis isolate aRanVar5 chromosome 6, aRanVar5.hap1, whole genome shotgun sequence genomic DNA:
- the LOC143782714 gene encoding uncharacterized protein LOC143782714, protein MQTLQQENIMTPSDVRAMIREEMQGLAQTSTTSTRQLSRSKSPVSSQSEDVCISSGEAESQASSSETEGGLCLPNSSVDNLIKSVRSTMGCSDEKESKSAQDIMFAGLGQRKRRFFPVIKTIKEIVKKEWDKQNRGFLPSSSKRRYPFSDEELNTWSKVPKVDAAVASTTKQSVLPVEDSGVLTDPLDCKAEALLKRSWEANTGAFRPAISSTCTARSLLVWMEEQIRGRTSRESILPKFPLIKEAVAFLADASVDSLRLAARSAGLVNTARRALWLKNWKGDAQAKAKLCAIPCQGEPSKDVPLPGTSRSNKGSDGSRRTRSKKVPFLAGPITRNANTANQEVGGRLKFFLPRWEQITSSQWILDIVQYGLKLDFDRIPWDSFIVTSPKGQDQQRALESEILSLLSKKVLIEVPQDQEGKGFYSPLFLINKPDGSFRTIINLKRLNAFLRNHTFKMESISSTIKLLFPRCVMAGIDLKDAYYHLPIHAEHQKYLRVAVTLEGQVRHFQYVAMPFGLSMAPRIFTKVILEVMAHLRQRDTLIIPYLDDFLVVGNSMLQCKTRLSNTISSLQELGWIVNFEKSRLNPETVQTFLGIQLDSVSQRCFLPQAKKLTIQSRVSDAICNPYMTLRKGMSLLGSLSSCIPAVPWAQFHTRQLQYEVLSAQGKDGHLESRITLSKDVLESLSWWLDMDHLSEGVPWIIDPSKIITTDASPIGWGAHMKDSLAQDTWDQAELSCSSNWKELKAVEYALNHFLPQIQGANVRIYSDNSTTVAYVNRQGGTRSGSLMTIAADIFQLAETHLTSLTALHIRGVENIRADYLSRNELRQGEWTLNRSIFSMITESWGIPQIDLFATRDNRQVRRFASLNAMDHPDMLDSLHHPWRFQLAYAFPPMSLIPLVIRKIRREQARVILIAPFWPKRPWFSCLQTMCLCDPWILPSDKKLLSQGPFFHPQVKGLHLTAWNLRGNY, encoded by the exons atgcaaaccttacagcaggaaaacataatgactccatcagatgtcagagctatgatccgggaagaaatgcaggggttggcgcagactagtaccaccagtacccgtcagcttagtaggtccaaatctccggtcagttcacagtcagaggacgtatgtatatcctcaggcgaagcggaatcccaggcgagctcatccgagactgaagggggactttgtcttcccaacagcagtgtggacaatttaataaaatctgtcagaagcacgatggggtgctcagatgagaaagaaagtaaatcggctcaggacatcatgttcgcggggttaggacagaggaaacgtaggttcttccccgtcataaaaactattaaagaaatagtaaaaaaagagtgggataagcaaaatagaggttttctaccatcatcctctaaaagacgctatcccttcagcgacgaggagctaaatacctggtcgaaggtgccgaaggtggatgccgctgtagcctccacaaccaaacagtcggtcttaccggtggaggattcaggagtcctgacagacccgctggactgtaaagcggaagctttactaaaaaggtcgtgggaagccaacacgggggcgttcaggcccgccatatctagcacctgcactgcgaggtcactactagtgtggatggaggaacagattagaggtagaacttcgagagagtcaatcctgccgaaattccctctaatcaaagaagcagtagcattcctggctgatgcctctgtggattcgctacgcctagcagccaggtcagccggcctagtgaacacagcccggcgagcactctggctaaagaactggaaaggggacgcacaggccaaagcaaaactttgtgcgatcccctgccagg gagagccttcaaaagacgtccctttaccaggaacaagccgttcgaacaaagggagcgatgggagtcgaaggacccgaagcaaaaaggtgccttttttagcgggtcccataacccgaaacgcaaataccgctaaccaggaggtaggtggcagattaaaattcttcctccccagatgggaacaaataacatccagccagtggattctggacattgtacaatacggcctaaaattggattttgaccgaatcccttgggattcctttatagtaacatctccaaaaggtcaagaccaacaaagggctctggaatcagagatcctatctcttctgtctaaaaaagtcctgatagaagttccccaggatcaagaagggaaggggttctattcccctttattcttgatcaataagcctgatggttcatttagaaccatcataaacctcaagagattaaacgccttcctgcgtaatcataccttcaaaatggaatccattagttcaaccataaaactcttgtttcctaggtgtgtcatggccggaatagacttaaaggatgcctattatcatcttcccatacatgccgaacatcaaaagtatctaagggtagcagtcaccctggaaggacaggttcgacactttcagtatgttgcaatgccatttgggctttctatggctccccgcatcttcactaaggtgatattagaagtgatggctcatctacgtcaacgagataccttgataataccctacctagatgactttctagtggtgggaaactctatgctccagtgtaaaacccgtctatctaatacgatctcgtccctacaggagttaggttggatcgtcaacttcgaaaaatcccggctgaatccagaaaccgtccagacatttctaggaatccagctagactccgtaagtcagagatgcttcctcccccaggcaaagaaactgacaatacaatcaagggtatcagacgcaatatgcaacccctacatgacactaaggaagggcatgtctttgctggggtcattatcatcatgtatccctgctgtaccatgggcacaatttcatactcgtcaattacagtatgaggtattgtcggctcagggaaaagacggacatctagaaagcagaataactctttccaaagatgtcttagaatcactatcctggtggctagacatggaccacctctcagagggtgtgccatggataatagacccgtctaaaataattaccaccgacgccagccctattgggtggggagcacatatgaaagacagtctggcccaagatacttgggaccaggcagaattgtcatgttcctccaattggaaggagttaaaagcagtagaatatgccttaaatcactttcttccgcagattcaaggagcaaatgtaagaatttactcggacaattccaccacagtggcatatgtgaaccgtcagggtggtacaaggtcaggaagtctaatgaccatagctgcagacatcttccagctggcagagactcatctaacatccctaacagccctgcacatcagaggtgtagagaacatcagggcagactacctcagccgaaacgagttacgtcaaggggaatggaccttaaacagatccatattcagtatgataacagaatcatgggggataccacaaatcgacctatttgccacaagagacaaccggcaagtaagaaggttcgcttccctgaacgccatggatcacccagatatgttggactctctccaccatccttggaggttccagctggcatacgcctttcctccgatgtctctgattccactagtgatcagaaaaatcaggagggaacaagcaagagtgatcctcattgcaccattctggccgaaaagaccatggttctcttgtctccagaccatgtgcctatgcgatccatggattctcccatcagacaagaaactgctgtcccaaggcccctttttccacccgcaagtgaaaggtcttcacttgacggcgtggaatttgagaggcaactactaa